A region from the Lolium perenne isolate Kyuss_39 chromosome 4, Kyuss_2.0, whole genome shotgun sequence genome encodes:
- the LOC127296263 gene encoding glutamate decarboxylase 1, with translation MVLTRAPSDTDVSVHSTFASRYVRSSLPRYRMPENSIPKEAAYQIINDELMLDGNPRLNLASFVTTWMEPECDKLIMASINKNYVDMDEYPVTTELQNRCVNMIAHLFHAPLGESETAVGVGTVGSSEAIMLAGLAFKRRWQNKRKAEGKPFDKPNIITGANVQVCWEKFARYFEVELKEVKLREGYYVMDPEQAVEMVDENTICVAAILGSTLNGEFEDVKLINDLLDKKNKETGWETPIHVDAASGGFIAPFLYPELEWDFRLPWVKSINVSGHKYGLVYAGIGWCVWRNKEDLPDELIFHINYLGADQPTFTLNFSKGSSQVIAQYYQLIRHGFEGYRNIMENCHENAMVLKDGLEKTGRFNIVSKDEGVPLVAFSLKDHSRHDEFEISDMLRRFGWIVPAYTMPPDAQHVTVLRVVIREEFSRTLAERLVLDIDKVLYQLDALPSSKLTAPPPVALLPAATLPKNVVVANGHVKKTELETQKSVTEAWKKFVLTSKTNGVC, from the exons ATGGTGCTCACCAGGGCCCCCTCCGACACCGACGTGTCGGTGCACTCGACCTTCGCCTCGCGCTATGTCCGGTCGTCTCTCCCAAG GTACCGTATGCCGGAGAACTCGATCCCCAAGGAGGCGGCGTACCAAATCATCAACGACGAGCTGATGCTGGACGGCAACCCGCGCCTGAACCTCGCCTCCTTCGTCACCACCTGGATGGAGCCCGAGTGCGACAAGCTCATCATGGCCTCCATTAACAAGAACTACGTCGACATGGACGAGTACCCCGTCACCACCGAGCTCCAG AATCGGTGCGTGAACATGATCGCGCATCTCTTCCACGCGCCGCTGGGCGAGTCTGAGACCGCCGTGGGCGTCGGCACGGTGGGGTCGTCGGAGGCCATAATGCTCGCTGGGCTGGCCTTCAAGAGGAGATGGCAGAACAAACGCAAGGCCGAGGGCAAGCCGTTCGACAAGCCCAACATCATCACCGGCGCCAACGTCCAG GtttgctgggagaagttcgcgaggTACTTTGAGGTGGAGCTCAAGGAAGTGAAGTTGAGGGAGGGGTACTATGTGATGGACCCGGAGCaggcggtggagatggtggaCGAGAACACCATCTGCGTTGCCGCAATCCTCGGCTCCACGCTCAACGGCGAGTTCGAGGACGTCAAGCTCATCAACGACCTTCTCgacaagaagaacaaggagacAGG CTGGGAAACGCCGATCCACGTTGACGCGGCGAGCGGCGGCTTCATCGCGCCCTTCCTCTACCCGGAGCTGGAGTGGGACTTCCGTCTCCCGTGGGTCAAGAGCATCAACGTCAGCGGCCACAAGTACGGCCTCGTCTACGCCGGCATCGGCTGGTGCGTCTGGCGCAACAAGGAGgacctgcccgacgagctcatctTCCACATCAACTACCTCGGCGCCGACCAGCCCACCTTCACACTTAACTTCTCCAAAGGCTCCAGCCAGGTCATCGCGCAGTACTACCAGCTTATTCGACACGGCTTCGAG GGGTACAGGAACATCATGGAGAACTGCCACGAGAACGCCATGGTGCTCAAGGACGGGCTGGAGAAGACGGGCCGCTTCAACATCGTCTCCAAGGACGAGGGCGTGCCGCTCGTGGCCTTCTCGCTCAAGGACCACAGCCGCCACGACGAGTTCGAGATCTCCGACATGCTGCGCCGCTTCGGATGGATCGTGCCCGCCTACACCATGCCCCCCGACGCGCAGCACGTCACCGTGCTCCGCGTCGTCATCAGGGAGGAGTTCAGCCGCACCCTCGCCGAGCGCCTCGTCCTCGACATCGACAAGGTCCTCTACCAGCTCGACGCGCTCCCGTCCTCCAAGCTCACTGCTCCACCTCCCGTCGCCCTCCTGCCGGCGGCGACGCTGCCCAAGAACGTCGTCGTGGCCAACGGGCacgtcaagaagacggagctcgaAACGCAGAAGTCGGTCACCGAGGCCTGGAAGAAGTTCGTCCTCACAAGCAAGACCAACGGCGTCTGCTAG